The Flavobacterium sp. HJ-32-4 genome contains a region encoding:
- a CDS encoding glucose-1-phosphate adenylyltransferase, whose translation MSKSTLAIILGGGQGSRLAPLTESRSKPAVPIAGKYRLVDIPISNCINSDIKRMFVLTQFNSASLNQHIKNTYHFSHFSTAFVDILAAEQTVENPGWFQGTADAVRQCMTHFLNHEFDYALILSGDQLYQMNFNDMIAAHAASGADISIATLPVTAKEAPEFGILKTDGQNFITSFVEKPHADLLPHWTSETSDEMKAENRHFLASMGIYIFNRDLLVELMSDPDTKDFGKEIIPQAIGHRRVLSFPYEGYWTDIGNIDSFFEANLGLTDDIPKFNLFDNSSKIYTRARVLPPSKIGGKTSLERTVLAEGCIINGAHIEHSVIGIRSRIGRDCVIRNSYLMGNDYYQNLDEITHNDERHVINIGIGERCQINNAIIDKNCRIGNDVRLEGGPHLPNTATPLYAIKDGIIVVKKGVTLPDGFCVPE comes from the coding sequence ATGAGCAAAAGTACATTAGCCATTATTCTCGGCGGCGGACAAGGATCGCGCCTGGCGCCCCTGACGGAAAGTCGTTCGAAGCCCGCCGTACCGATTGCGGGTAAATACCGACTGGTCGACATCCCGATTTCGAATTGTATCAATTCGGATATCAAGCGGATGTTCGTCCTGACGCAGTTCAACTCGGCGTCCCTTAACCAACACATTAAGAACACCTATCATTTCAGTCATTTCAGTACGGCCTTCGTCGACATTCTCGCGGCGGAGCAGACGGTTGAAAACCCCGGCTGGTTCCAGGGGACGGCGGATGCGGTGCGACAGTGTATGACCCATTTCCTGAACCACGAGTTCGACTACGCGCTGATCTTGTCGGGTGACCAGTTGTATCAGATGAACTTCAACGATATGATCGCCGCCCACGCTGCCAGTGGGGCCGATATTTCGATTGCGACCTTACCGGTAACGGCGAAAGAAGCACCCGAATTCGGTATTTTGAAGACCGACGGACAGAATTTCATCACCTCATTCGTTGAGAAGCCGCATGCGGATCTGTTGCCGCATTGGACGTCGGAGACCAGCGACGAAATGAAGGCGGAAAACCGTCATTTCCTGGCGTCGATGGGTATCTATATTTTCAATCGCGATTTGCTGGTGGAATTGATGTCGGACCCCGACACTAAAGACTTTGGAAAGGAAATCATTCCGCAGGCGATCGGCCACCGACGCGTGCTGAGCTTCCCGTATGAAGGCTACTGGACCGACATCGGAAACATCGATTCGTTCTTCGAGGCGAACCTGGGCCTTACGGACGATATTCCGAAGTTCAACCTGTTTGACAATTCGAGTAAGATCTATACCCGTGCCCGCGTGCTGCCGCCGTCGAAAATTGGAGGGAAAACCTCTTTGGAACGTACGGTTTTGGCGGAAGGATGTATCATCAACGGCGCGCATATCGAGCACTCGGTCATCGGCATCCGAAGCCGGATCGGGCGAGATTGTGTCATCCGCAATTCGTACCTGATGGGTAATGATTACTATCAAAACCTCGACGAAATCACCCATAATGACGAACGCCATGTCATCAATATCGGTATCGGAGAACGCTGCCAGATCAACAATGCCATCATCGATAAGAACTGCCGGATCGGCAACGATGTGCGGCTGGAAGGCGGACCGCATCTTCCGAATACGGCGACGCCATTGTATGCCATCAAAGACGGTATCATCGTGGTTAAGAAAGGTGTTACGCTGCCGGACGGTTTCTGCGTGCCGGAGTAA
- a CDS encoding cytochrome c produces the protein MKTLRLLAGCALAAMAVSCGAGKAAPPPPPPPAPAAPLTAQQEEGHQLYENNCGKCHKLFAPNDFSKTEWKPILAEMQPKAKLNNDDMAKIKSYLDVYAK, from the coding sequence ATGAAGACACTCCGTTTACTCGCCGGATGCGCACTCGCGGCCATGGCCGTTTCCTGCGGCGCCGGCAAAGCGGCTCCACCGCCGCCACCTCCTCCGGCACCCGCTGCGCCTTTAACGGCACAACAGGAAGAAGGACACCAATTGTATGAAAACAACTGCGGCAAATGCCACAAGTTGTTCGCACCGAACGATTTCTCTAAAACCGAATGGAAGCCCATTCTCGCCGAGATGCAGCCTAAAGCCAAACTTAACAATGACGATATGGCAAAAATCAAGTCGTATCTTGACGTCTACGCGAAATAA
- a CDS encoding peptidylprolyl isomerase yields MENGIYAKFNTPKGSITVKLTPELTPGTVGNFVALAEGNLENTARPQGKPYYDGLKFHRVIPDFMIQGGCPDGVGTGGPGYKFDDEFHPDLRHDGPGVLSMANAGPGTNGSQFFITHVATPWLDDKHTVFGTVVEGQEVVDSIAQGDSLDSVEIVRVGDEAAKWNAVEAFRTFEGSREKRLAAERAAAESRLEALAAGFEKTESGLRYQFIQKGNGKQAEKGKTVSVHYSGQLENGRIFDNSYSRKKPIEFPLGRGMVIEGWDEGIALLRIGDKARFVIPPHLGYGSAGAGGVIPPNAVLIFDVELMDVK; encoded by the coding sequence ATGGAAAACGGCATTTACGCAAAATTCAATACACCAAAGGGCAGCATCACCGTGAAGCTCACGCCCGAACTCACACCAGGTACCGTTGGTAACTTCGTGGCACTCGCAGAAGGAAACCTCGAGAATACGGCGCGCCCGCAAGGGAAACCGTATTATGACGGACTCAAATTCCACCGGGTTATTCCCGATTTTATGATCCAGGGCGGATGCCCGGACGGAGTCGGCACCGGAGGCCCGGGCTACAAGTTCGACGATGAATTCCACCCCGACCTGCGTCATGACGGTCCAGGAGTGCTGTCAATGGCAAACGCCGGACCCGGAACGAACGGTTCCCAATTCTTCATCACCCACGTGGCAACACCGTGGCTTGACGACAAACACACCGTCTTCGGAACCGTCGTAGAAGGGCAGGAGGTCGTCGATAGCATTGCACAGGGCGATTCGCTCGACAGCGTCGAAATCGTCCGCGTAGGCGACGAAGCCGCAAAATGGAATGCGGTCGAAGCGTTCCGTACGTTCGAAGGCTCACGCGAAAAAAGACTGGCCGCCGAACGTGCCGCCGCCGAAAGCCGTCTGGAGGCACTTGCCGCCGGATTCGAGAAAACGGAAAGCGGTTTGCGCTACCAATTCATTCAGAAAGGAAACGGAAAACAGGCGGAAAAAGGAAAAACAGTATCCGTACACTATAGCGGCCAACTCGAAAACGGGCGCATCTTCGATAATTCCTACAGCCGCAAAAAGCCGATCGAATTCCCACTCGGTCGCGGAATGGTAATCGAAGGGTGGGACGAAGGCATCGCCCTACTTCGCATAGGCGACAAAGCGCGCTTCGTGATCCCGCCGCACCTCGGGTATGGCTCGGCCGGTGCAGGGGGCGTTATCCCGCCGAACGCCGTCCTGATTTTCGACGTCGAGTTGATGGACGTCAAGTAA
- a CDS encoding T9SS type A sorting domain-containing protein: protein MSLQAKAKSFTLTAAILSFASAYGQTFFVNRLIDVPIENRLYSVELSTGVATEISICPPYLAPDNAPDLQYLDMAEDANGNLWFVTGTGALYRYEPSTGDCKYKGTFGQVINALEADVLGHLYAAGNQNGICTLLRYDIASQVFSTIGDFNPGVYSSGDLFYFENRLFLCCMNDSMTAGSLVEVNVVTPSQSCGVMELGPVLPFGAFTLTTGGVSQPYLVSYEGPASFSVRALDVTNETVGSVLFSLPFTVVGAARFYPQSNTPLPCFTGLPDFDRSDCLQLTNPVRERIAITTDLQPEFIDGSLLYDATGRVVKRSGAGQVPDFDVSAIEEGMYFLEVHLADGSRCGKTVIVRR, encoded by the coding sequence ATGTCATTACAAGCAAAAGCCAAAAGCTTCACCCTTACGGCAGCGATTTTATCGTTTGCATCTGCCTATGGGCAGACCTTTTTTGTGAACCGGCTTATTGACGTTCCGATAGAGAACCGTTTGTATAGCGTGGAGTTGTCGACGGGCGTAGCGACAGAAATTTCCATTTGCCCACCCTACCTGGCCCCTGACAACGCTCCGGACCTACAGTATCTTGACATGGCAGAGGATGCGAATGGCAACCTGTGGTTCGTGACGGGGACCGGCGCCCTGTACCGATACGAACCTTCCACCGGGGACTGTAAATACAAAGGTACGTTTGGACAGGTCATCAATGCACTTGAAGCCGATGTGCTAGGGCACCTCTATGCCGCCGGAAACCAAAACGGCATCTGTACGCTGCTTCGATATGATATCGCCTCGCAGGTCTTCTCGACCATCGGTGATTTTAATCCCGGAGTGTATTCATCGGGTGATTTGTTCTATTTTGAGAATCGGTTGTTTCTGTGCTGCATGAACGATAGTATGACAGCGGGCAGCCTTGTGGAAGTAAATGTGGTAACGCCCAGTCAAAGTTGTGGTGTTATGGAGTTGGGGCCGGTGCTCCCCTTTGGCGCCTTCACCCTGACGACCGGTGGCGTGTCGCAACCTTACCTTGTAAGCTATGAAGGACCCGCCTCATTTAGCGTGCGGGCCCTTGACGTCACCAATGAAACGGTCGGAAGTGTGCTGTTTTCGCTGCCTTTTACGGTGGTGGGTGCCGCTCGTTTTTACCCACAATCGAACACTCCGTTACCCTGCTTTACCGGTCTTCCTGATTTCGACAGAAGCGATTGCCTTCAGCTTACCAACCCGGTCAGGGAGCGGATTGCGATAACGACGGATTTACAACCGGAGTTCATCGACGGTAGTCTCTTATATGACGCGACCGGACGTGTTGTTAAACGGTCGGGTGCCGGACAGGTGCCCGATTTTGACGTGTCGGCCATTGAGGAAGGGATGTATTTTTTGGAAGTACACCTTGCGGATGGCAGTCGTTGTGGCAAAACGGTCATCGTCAGGCGGTGA
- the trmD gene encoding tRNA (guanosine(37)-N1)-methyltransferase TrmD produces the protein MRIDIITVLPELLRSPFEGSIMKRAIQKGLVEVHIHNLRDYTTQKQKSVDDYQFGGGAGMVMMIQPIDDCITKLKSERTYDEIIYMTPDGETLNQQMANRMSSYENIIILCGHYKGVDQRVRDHFITKEISIGDYVLSGGELGALVLSDALIRLIPGVLSDETSALTDSFQDNLLAPPVYTRPAEYKGWKVPEVLLSGHAAKIEQWREEMAYTHTKERRPDLLEKG, from the coding sequence ATGCGAATCGACATTATTACGGTATTACCGGAACTGCTTCGGAGTCCGTTTGAGGGCTCCATCATGAAACGCGCCATCCAGAAGGGATTGGTGGAGGTGCACATCCATAATTTGCGCGATTATACGACCCAGAAACAGAAATCGGTGGACGATTACCAGTTTGGCGGCGGTGCCGGGATGGTGATGATGATCCAGCCGATCGACGATTGCATTACGAAGCTGAAATCGGAACGTACGTACGATGAAATCATTTACATGACGCCGGATGGGGAAACCCTGAACCAGCAAATGGCGAACCGGATGTCGTCGTATGAAAACATCATTATTTTGTGCGGACATTATAAAGGTGTGGACCAACGGGTGCGCGACCACTTTATCACGAAGGAGATTTCGATTGGCGATTATGTGCTGAGTGGCGGCGAGTTGGGCGCTTTGGTGCTATCGGATGCGTTGATACGCCTGATACCGGGCGTGTTGAGCGACGAAACATCGGCGCTGACCGACAGTTTCCAGGACAACCTGCTGGCGCCACCTGTTTACACGCGCCCGGCTGAATACAAAGGTTGGAAAGTGCCGGAGGTGCTGTTGAGCGGACACGCGGCGAAAATCGAGCAGTGGCGGGAGGAAATGGCGTATACGCATACGAAAGAGCGGCGACCGGACCTGCTGGAGAAGGGTTGA
- the rplS gene encoding 50S ribosomal protein L19 — protein sequence MADLMTFVENEFIAKKDFPEFSAGDTITVYYEIKEGEKTRTQFFKGVVIQRRGSGLTETFTIRKMSGAVGVERIFPVNLPALQKIEINKKGHVRRARIFYFRELTGKKAKIKDKRM from the coding sequence ATGGCAGATTTGATGACGTTCGTAGAGAACGAATTTATCGCAAAAAAAGACTTTCCTGAATTCAGCGCGGGTGATACCATCACCGTGTACTATGAAATCAAGGAAGGTGAAAAAACACGTACGCAGTTTTTCAAAGGCGTCGTAATCCAACGCAGAGGTTCAGGTTTGACCGAAACGTTTACCATCCGCAAAATGTCAGGTGCTGTAGGTGTAGAGCGTATCTTCCCTGTAAACCTGCCTGCTTTGCAGAAAATCGAAATCAACAAAAAAGGTCACGTGCGTCGCGCCCGTATCTTCTACTTCCGCGAACTTACTGGTAAAAAAGCTAAGATTAAGGATAAAAGGATGTAA
- a CDS encoding cyclopropane-fatty-acyl-phospholipid synthase family protein, giving the protein MPETTENWFASWFDTPYYHILYKNRDYTEAQLFIDTITQYLNLEPGSRVLDLACGKGRHSIYLNQLGYDVTGVDLSANNIAEASRSANDTLRFERHDMREPFPGKFEAVFNLFTSFGYFDDDNDNLRTLRAIQQNLTESGLAVIDFMNVEAVLPHLVPEETKTIDGIDFHIRKAFDGRYILKHIDFTADNQSYSFTEKVRAFTLADFEAMIEETGSYLLDVFGDYKLRKYHKSESPRLILVFK; this is encoded by the coding sequence ATGCCTGAAACAACAGAAAATTGGTTCGCCTCTTGGTTCGACACCCCGTATTATCACATATTGTATAAGAACCGGGATTATACCGAGGCGCAACTGTTTATCGATACCATCACCCAATACCTGAACCTCGAACCCGGCTCGCGCGTGCTCGATCTGGCCTGCGGAAAAGGACGCCACTCTATCTATCTCAACCAGTTAGGCTATGACGTTACCGGCGTCGACCTTTCCGCTAATAACATTGCGGAGGCCAGCCGGTCGGCGAATGATACCCTGCGGTTCGAACGGCACGACATGCGCGAACCCTTCCCGGGCAAATTTGAAGCCGTGTTCAACCTGTTTACCAGCTTTGGGTATTTCGACGATGATAACGATAACCTGCGTACGCTCCGCGCCATCCAGCAAAACCTCACCGAATCGGGGTTGGCGGTCATCGATTTCATGAACGTCGAAGCCGTATTGCCGCACCTCGTGCCCGAAGAGACCAAAACCATCGACGGCATCGATTTCCATATACGGAAAGCGTTTGACGGGCGTTATATCCTGAAACACATCGACTTCACGGCCGACAACCAGTCGTATTCCTTCACAGAAAAAGTACGCGCGTTCACCCTCGCCGATTTCGAAGCCATGATCGAAGAAACCGGCAGCTACCTGCTTGATGTCTTCGGCGATTACAAACTTCGGAAATACCATAAGTCCGAAAGTCCACGCCTCATCTTAGTTTTCAAATGA
- a CDS encoding ZIP family metal transporter: MRYLLPFLAVILGYTGMLFFRPEHRVGLKLLLAFSGSFLLSVTVLHLIPEVYVGATNYLIPGLCIMGGILLQIVLEFFSQGAEHGHTHGHGRMAHIPWALFASLCLHAFLEGLAVNDNQMAIGIAVHHLPIALILTGFFLNSHLAKPAIFLFMLTFAAMTPLGTFLATQLPEGLGDLHRPLMALVIGVLFHISSTIIFEASENHKFNLAKTGMILLGIGLAAFL, encoded by the coding sequence ATCCGCTACCTCCTGCCCTTCCTGGCTGTTATTCTCGGATATACGGGCATGTTATTCTTCCGTCCGGAGCATCGGGTTGGACTCAAACTATTACTTGCATTTAGCGGTTCTTTCCTTCTGTCGGTTACGGTATTACATCTCATTCCGGAAGTGTATGTCGGGGCGACGAATTACCTCATTCCCGGCCTCTGCATCATGGGTGGCATCCTGCTGCAAATTGTGCTTGAGTTCTTCTCACAGGGTGCGGAACACGGCCATACCCACGGACACGGCCGGATGGCGCACATCCCCTGGGCACTTTTTGCCAGCCTTTGCCTGCACGCCTTCCTCGAAGGACTCGCGGTCAACGACAACCAGATGGCCATCGGCATCGCCGTGCACCACCTCCCTATTGCACTGATCCTGACCGGTTTTTTCCTGAATTCGCATCTGGCCAAGCCGGCGATTTTTCTTTTCATGCTGACGTTCGCCGCGATGACGCCGCTGGGCACCTTCCTGGCAACGCAATTGCCCGAAGGGTTGGGTGACCTCCACCGCCCGCTCATGGCACTTGTCATCGGCGTGCTGTTCCACATCTCATCGACCATCATCTTCGAAGCCAGCGAAAACCACAAATTCAACCTCGCCAAAACGGGCATGATCCTCCTCGGCATCGGCCTGGCGGCTTTCCTGTAA
- the murQ gene encoding N-acetylmuramic acid 6-phosphate etherase, producing the protein MADFVKTTEQPSHYDHLETLSVAELLDGINREDQTVPHAVQKALPQIGALVETVVSQLQKGGRLFYIGAGTSGRLGIVDASECPPTFGVPHDLVNGIIAGGDTAIRRAVENAEDDREQAWRDLDAAGIGTHDVVIGIAASGTTPYVIGGLEACNARGILTGCITCNEGSPLALTAQFPVVVVVGPEFVTGSSRMKAGTAQKLVLNMISTATMIRLGRVKGNKMVDMQLSNDKLVDRGTRMIMGEIPVGYEEAGRLLQTNGSVRKAVEAWRAMNNEQ; encoded by the coding sequence ATGGCCGATTTCGTCAAAACCACCGAACAACCTTCCCATTACGACCACCTCGAAACCCTGTCGGTGGCCGAACTGCTCGACGGCATCAACCGTGAAGACCAGACCGTTCCGCACGCCGTGCAGAAAGCACTGCCCCAGATCGGCGCACTGGTCGAAACTGTCGTATCGCAACTGCAGAAAGGAGGACGGCTTTTCTACATCGGCGCCGGCACATCGGGTCGCCTGGGTATCGTCGACGCTTCTGAATGTCCGCCTACGTTTGGCGTGCCGCACGACCTGGTCAACGGCATCATCGCCGGGGGCGACACCGCCATCCGACGCGCCGTAGAAAACGCCGAAGACGATCGCGAACAGGCGTGGCGTGACCTCGACGCAGCCGGTATCGGAACACACGACGTGGTCATTGGCATCGCGGCATCGGGCACCACACCGTATGTCATCGGTGGACTCGAAGCCTGCAACGCGCGTGGCATCCTGACCGGGTGTATCACGTGCAACGAAGGGAGTCCGTTGGCGCTCACCGCCCAGTTTCCCGTTGTCGTAGTCGTGGGACCTGAGTTCGTAACCGGCAGTTCGCGCATGAAAGCCGGCACCGCCCAAAAACTGGTATTGAACATGATTTCGACCGCTACCATGATCCGGCTGGGCCGCGTGAAAGGCAATAAGATGGTTGACATGCAACTCAGCAACGATAAACTGGTCGACCGCGGCACCCGTATGATTATGGGTGAAATACCCGTTGGCTATGAAGAAGCGGGCCGTTTGCTGCAAACGAATGGTAGTGTGCGGAAAGCGGTGGAAGCATGGAGAGCGATGAACAATGAACAATGA
- a CDS encoding DUF6095 family protein, which produces MSNRLLLNKGIKYLAFSLPLTFIGPSVIYNAFMNQHTAWHYLVLAIGVVMCLAAMFLMFKGIMTVVKSLFGN; this is translated from the coding sequence GTGTCTAACCGCCTACTTCTCAATAAAGGAATCAAGTACCTCGCGTTTTCCCTCCCGTTGACCTTCATTGGTCCGTCAGTCATTTACAACGCGTTCATGAACCAGCATACCGCGTGGCACTACCTGGTATTGGCAATCGGGGTTGTAATGTGTTTGGCGGCGATGTTCCTGATGTTCAAGGGTATCATGACGGTCGTTAAAAGTCTTTTTGGAAACTAA
- a CDS encoding pentapeptide repeat-containing protein has protein sequence MEELLYIDREFVRVNLIGATIQNREFDGCTFRNCDFSQTTFRDCSFIDCTFHDCNLSMAQLPATALKKADFVACKLLGIRFDACADFLFEVGFTGCTLDYSWFSGKKMTKTVFRDSSLKGVNFSKTDLSSAAFPNCDLSDAVFDDTKLDGADFTEALHYRIDPDFNSLKKATFRVDGLEGLLEKYQIIIK, from the coding sequence ATGGAAGAATTGCTGTATATCGACCGTGAGTTCGTCCGGGTCAACCTGATCGGGGCGACCATTCAAAACCGCGAGTTTGATGGTTGCACGTTTCGCAACTGCGACTTTTCCCAGACCACCTTCCGCGACTGCAGTTTCATTGACTGTACGTTTCACGACTGCAACCTGTCGATGGCGCAGTTGCCCGCGACTGCGCTGAAAAAAGCCGACTTCGTGGCATGTAAGCTGCTCGGCATCCGTTTCGATGCCTGCGCCGATTTTCTGTTTGAGGTTGGGTTCACCGGCTGCACGCTCGATTACTCCTGGTTTTCCGGTAAGAAAATGACCAAAACCGTTTTCCGCGACAGTTCACTCAAAGGCGTGAACTTTTCGAAAACCGACCTGTCATCGGCTGCTTTCCCGAACTGTGACCTGTCTGACGCGGTTTTTGACGATACCAAACTCGACGGCGCCGACTTCACCGAAGCGCTCCACTATCGGATTGACCCGGACTTTAATTCATTGAAAAAGGCTACATTCCGTGTAGACGGACTCGAGGGCCTTCTGGAAAAATACCAAATCATCATCAAATGA
- a CDS encoding DUF1572 family protein: MNAGNAYLESARKQFLYYKTLGEKAMRQLEPEQLFYSPNDDTNSIAVIVQHVAGNMLSRWTDFLTSDGEKAWRNRDAEFVDAYESVDALWHDWDKGWACLFAAVDPLTDADLDTIIYIRNEGHTVVEAINRQLAHYPYHIGQMVFFAKMIKRGEWDSLSIPKNKSIDYNAGKFSKERTIRNFTDDELEKLS, translated from the coding sequence ATGAACGCAGGAAACGCCTATCTCGAAAGCGCGCGCAAGCAGTTTCTGTATTACAAAACGTTGGGCGAAAAGGCCATGCGCCAGCTTGAGCCCGAGCAACTGTTCTATTCGCCAAACGACGACACCAACAGTATCGCGGTAATTGTGCAACACGTGGCCGGCAATATGCTCTCGCGCTGGACCGACTTCCTTACCTCAGACGGCGAAAAGGCATGGCGGAACCGCGACGCTGAATTCGTCGACGCTTACGAATCGGTCGACGCACTTTGGCACGACTGGGACAAAGGCTGGGCGTGCCTGTTTGCTGCCGTTGACCCGTTGACCGACGCTGACCTCGACACGATCATTTACATCCGAAACGAAGGCCATACCGTAGTGGAGGCCATCAACCGGCAATTGGCGCACTACCCTTACCACATCGGGCAGATGGTGTTCTTTGCCAAAATGATCAAGCGGGGCGAGTGGGATAGCCTTTCCATTCCGAAGAACAAATCCATCGATTACAATGCCGGTAAGTTCTCAAAAGAGCGAACCATCCGGAATTTCACCGACGACGAACTCGAAAAACTAAGCTGA
- a CDS encoding DNA topoisomerase IV, translating to MRRIPFYHFCLTAAVMTTFLSCLPQPETDCKAYHTGRFRFELDVDGVKKSTVLDRTENFQYETFEGKTDTASVRWVNDCEFILQEQQPKSVLPKRPIRMKILTTSKNSYTFEYGIVGEKDTRIGTAYRIP from the coding sequence ATGCGCCGTATCCCTTTTTATCACTTTTGTTTGACAGCGGCCGTAATGACAACCTTTCTCAGTTGCCTGCCCCAGCCGGAAACCGATTGCAAAGCCTACCATACGGGACGTTTCCGTTTTGAGCTTGACGTTGACGGTGTGAAGAAAAGCACGGTGCTCGACCGAACCGAAAACTTTCAGTATGAGACCTTTGAGGGTAAGACCGACACCGCCAGCGTGCGCTGGGTAAATGACTGTGAGTTCATCCTGCAAGAGCAGCAGCCTAAATCGGTGTTGCCAAAACGTCCGATCCGGATGAAAATCTTGACGACCTCGAAAAATTCCTATACCTTTGAGTACGGTATCGTGGGGGAAAAAGACACCCGCATCGGCACCGCCTACCGAATTCCATAA
- a CDS encoding TerC family protein, with amino-acid sequence MFDVFLNPNAWIALFTLTFLEIVLGIDNIIFISITTGKLPVAQRKRATKIGMFLAMFMRIALLFGISILIAMKKPWISFDFGWMSGGLTGQSLILLLGGLFLLYKSTKEIHEKVEEKGQEEKELKRSAAHSFGNVIFQIILIDIVFSFDSILTAVGMTSGIEGALPIMILAVVIAVIVMMQFAVPVGTFVNKHPTIQILALSFLVLIGFMLIVEAAHYAHFHLFDTEVTSIPKGYLYFAIAFSLLVEMLNMRMKKNKTK; translated from the coding sequence ATGTTCGACGTTTTCCTCAATCCCAACGCCTGGATCGCCTTATTTACTCTCACTTTTCTTGAGATTGTCTTAGGCATCGACAACATCATCTTTATCTCCATTACCACCGGCAAGCTGCCCGTGGCCCAACGAAAAAGAGCCACCAAAATCGGTATGTTCCTGGCGATGTTCATGCGGATCGCGCTGCTGTTTGGTATTTCGATCCTCATCGCGATGAAAAAACCGTGGATCAGCTTCGACTTTGGCTGGATGTCGGGTGGTCTGACGGGGCAGAGTCTCATTCTGCTGTTAGGTGGCCTGTTCCTACTGTATAAAAGCACGAAAGAGATACACGAAAAAGTAGAGGAAAAAGGGCAGGAAGAAAAAGAGCTGAAACGCTCTGCGGCACACAGTTTTGGCAACGTCATCTTCCAGATCATCCTGATCGATATCGTATTTTCGTTTGACAGTATCCTGACTGCCGTCGGTATGACCAGCGGCATCGAGGGAGCGCTGCCCATCATGATCCTGGCCGTTGTAATTGCTGTCATCGTGATGATGCAGTTCGCGGTTCCGGTGGGAACCTTTGTAAACAAGCATCCTACCATCCAGATACTGGCACTTTCGTTTCTGGTCCTGATCGGTTTTATGCTGATTGTGGAAGCGGCCCACTATGCCCATTTCCACCTGTTCGATACCGAAGTCACTTCGATTCCGAAAGGGTATCTTTATTTTGCCATCGCCTTCTCCCTCCTTGTTGAGATGCTGAACATGCGGATGAAAAAAAATAAGACCAAATAA